From one Chanodichthys erythropterus isolate Z2021 chromosome 3, ASM2448905v1, whole genome shotgun sequence genomic stretch:
- the LOC137014431 gene encoding LOW QUALITY PROTEIN: E3 SUMO-protein ligase ZBED1-like (The sequence of the model RefSeq protein was modified relative to this genomic sequence to represent the inferred CDS: substituted 2 bases at 2 genomic stop codons), with protein sequence MDKTKEGLLDGKFQYKTLPDGSVDKTKVICAFCKAEFNYHRSNSSLAYHLKAKHPTETISTGPRQCKLQECVRGKMTRSVSDKVINAXVIWIAXNLRPINIVDDDGLRDIIRTASGDASYNMPSRGTIMSKIHTLYDDEKARRMNTLQQATHIALTGDHWTSVSNDNYLGITVHFVDKEWKLHSFALTVSKTEERQYAEACADHFLDVAREWKIEDKLSTLGTDSARNMVAAARLLPFEHLPCTAHILQRTVTVSIHGSGFESVLAKCRKIVGHFKHSPSNAHELMEQQVACGQKQESLVQDVTTRWNSTLEMVKRIQRNKSPLTTTLAQQKSSVAMLTTQELAKLQKLEELLEPCRYVTDLLGGEQYISCSVVLPALCHLFKIMESTEDDPAYVVKFKNDFTSDLSKRKDSTNLTWLKIATAIDPRFKDLKCLPKDERNEVWASLSKLLMAQSPGKQESKETTDQQPPKKRRISILLDSSDSESDEEEESIEQCLNRYKAEPKLHMEGCPLQWWKKREATHARLAPIACKYLSTPATTVPCERLFSLSGHIIQKKRATLSPDNVNRLVCLSNWLNVKED encoded by the exons ATGGATAAGACCAAGGAAGGACTTTTAGACGGAAAGTTTCAGTATAAAACTCTGCCGGATGGTTCTGTGGATAAAACAAAAGTAATCTGTGCATTTTGCAAAGCCGAATTTAATTACCACAGAAGTAATTCGTCTTTGGCATATCACTTAAAAGCAAAACACCCCACCGAAACCATCTCTACGGGGCCTCGCCAATGTAAATTGCAGGAGTGCGTTCGTGGTAAAATGACAAGATCTGTAAGTGATAAGGTAATAAATGCTTAGGTTATTTGGATAGCTTAAAACCTCCGACCCATTAACATAGTAGATGACGATGGACTGCGGGACATCATTAGAACTGCATCCGGAGACGCCTCATACAATATGCCCTCAAGAGGAACCATCATGTCAAAAATACACACTTTGTATGACGATGAGAAGGCACGGAGGATGAACACGTTACAGCAAGCGACACACATCGCACTGACAGGGGACCACTGGACTTCTGTGAGCAATGACAACTACTTAGGCATCACAGTGCACTTCGTTGATAAAGAATGGAAATTGCATTCATTCGCACTAACCGTGTCTAAAACTGAGGAACGACAGTACGCTGAGGCATGTGCGGATCATTTTCTCGATGTGGCAAGAGAATGGAAAATCGAGGACAAGTTAAGCACACTTGGCACTGACAGTGCTCGTAATATGGTTGCTGCCGCGAGACTACTTCCATTTGAACACCTGCCCTGCACGGCCCACATTTTGCAACGAACTGTCACAGTTTCCATTCACGGCAGTGGATTTGAAAGTGTCCTAGCTAAATGTCGCAAGATTGTTGGGCACTTTAAGCATAGTCCATCCAACGCTCACGAACTAATGGAACAGCAAGTTGCATGTGGACAGAAACAAGAATCTCTCGTTCAGGACGTTACGACTAGATGGAATTCTACCCTAGAGATGGTCAAGCGAATTCAGCGAAACAAATCTCCACTGACCACTACCCTGGCTCAGCAAAAGAGCAGTGTTGCCATGTTGACTACACAGGAGCTCGCCAAACTGCAAAAGCTGGAAGAACTACTTGAACCTTGCAG ATATGTAACTGACCTGCTGGGAGGAGAGCAGTACATCTCCTGCTCAGTGGTATTGCCAGCCTTGTGCCACTTGTTCAAAATTATGGAGTCCACAGAGGATGATCCAGCCTATGTAGTTAAATTCAAAAATGATTTTACTTCAGACCTATCTAAAAGGAAGGACAGCACTAATCTCACATGGCTGAAGATCGCTACTGCAATTGACCCAAGGTTTAAAGACCTAAAGTGTCTTCCCAAAGATGAAAGGAATGAGGTGTGGGCTTCACTAAGCAAGCTGTTAATGGCACAGAGTCCTGGAAAACAAGAGTCTAAAGAGACAACAGACCAACAGCCACCAAAGAAGAGAAGGATCTCCATCTTGCTGGATTCTTCTGATTCAGAGTCAGATGAAGAGGAAGAGTCCATAGAACAGTGTCTTAACCGCTACAAAGCAGAGCCCAAATTGCACATGGAGGGTTGTCCACTACAGTGGTGGAAAAAGAGAGAAGCAACACATGCAAGGCTGGCACCAATAGCATGCAAGTATCTGTCAACCCCTGCTACAACGGTGCCTTGTGAGAGACTGTTCTCACTCTCAGGTCACATCATTCAAAAGAAAAGGGCCACATTGTCCCCTGATAATGTCAACAGACTGGTCTGTCTCAGCAACTGGCTGAATGTAAAGGAGGACTAA